From Sceloporus undulatus isolate JIND9_A2432 ecotype Alabama chromosome 6, SceUnd_v1.1, whole genome shotgun sequence, one genomic window encodes:
- the LOC121934967 gene encoding germ cell-specific gene 1-like protein, whose product MIKLSRRSRSMLSLGLNSLALCFSVSAFCTSYWCEGTHKVVKPPCLSAVKKGNCVPVNSNETMDGNVTMDPHVVQYIWETGEDKYAFRYFHTGFWLSCEEHHGEEKCRSFIELPPESEKGVLWLSVASEFLYIILLSVGFLLMCLDAVYYANFIDGLKINAFAAVITVLSGLLGMVAHMMYMTVFQVAVNLGPKDWRPQTWYYGWSFGMAWLSFTLCMSASVLTLNTYTKTILEFKYRRRIFEKHTASMGSLRGSDPPALAPDLERFLWDKYIFSVSDSLDFSPSPPGPMAPCVGRKAYAGGYAGLAGGYSGDAGDEDDGEPC is encoded by the exons ATGATTAAGTTAAGTCGAAGGTCTCGCTCAATGCTGTCCTTGGGTCTTAATTCTCTTGCCCTCTGCTTTTCTGTGTCGGCTTTCTGCACCAGTTATTGGTGCGAAGGGACCCACAAGGTAGTAAAACCTCCCTGCCTCTCGGCTGTCAAGAAAGGGAACTGTGTGCCTGTCAACAGCAATGAGACAATGGATGGGAATGTCACTATGGATCCACATGTGGTCCAGTACATCTGGGAGACGGGCGAAGATAAGTACGCTTTCCGCTATTTCCACACAGGCTTCTGGCTTTCATGTGAGGAACATCATGGAG AGGAGAAGTGTCGGAGTTTCATCGAGCTGCCCCCAGAGTCAGAAAAAG GGGTATTATGGCTTTCTGTTGCCTCCGAATTTCTTTATATCATCTTGTTGAGTGTGGGGTTCTTGCTGATGTGCTTGGATGCTGTCTACTATGCCAACTTCATTGATGGACTCAAGATCAACGCTTTTGCTGCTGTGATCACCGTTCTCTCAG GACTCCTGGGCATGGTAGCCCACATGATGTACATGACAGTCTTTCAAGTGGCAGTGAACCTGGGACCAAAAGACTGGAGACCTCAGACATGGTATTATGGATGGTCCTTTGG cATGGCCTGGCTGTCTTTTACCCTCTGCATGTCAGCCTCTGTGCTGACACTCAACACCTACACCAAGACCATCCTGGAGTTCAAGTATCGTAGGCGGATTTTCGAGAAGCACACAGCATCCATGGGGAGCCTCCGAGGCTCTGACCCACCTGCTCTGGCCCCTGATCTAGAGCGTTTCCTGTGGGATAAATACATCTTCAGTGTTAGTGACTCTCTAGACTTCTCCCCCAGCCCCCCAGGCCCCATGGCCCCCTGTGTGGGACGCAAGGCCTATGCAGGGGGTTATGCTGGGCTTGCTGGAGGTTATAGTGGGGATGCTGGTGATGAGGATGACGGGGAACCATGCTGA
- the IL11 gene encoding interleukin-11 isoform X2: protein MKKGLCQVLVVLLSLCEGLWAAPRPKPLDPRAEFDSIVNLARNLLSDTKNLFNHFKNRYPAEGEHKLETLPVLSMNAVELANIQVSGGLARLSSDLQCYQRHFEWLRKAAPLLRPMEHDIGTVHNRLDRLLKRLEHLMTKLSLSRPNDPLPTLPAHGTHWSVVQAGHAIVHSFHLYLDWAARVLVLIRNKL from the exons AGGGTTTGTGCCAAGTCTTGGTGGTGCTGCTAAGTCTGTGTGAAGGACTCTGGGCTGCGCCACGACCAAAGCCTCTGGACCCTCGGGCTGAGTTTGATTCAATTGTCAACCTGGCAAGAAACCTGCTGAGTGATACCAAGAACCTCTTTAACCACTTT AAAAACCGTTACCCAGCAGAAGGTGAGCACAAGCTGGAAACACTACCGGTTTTGTCCATGAATGCGGTGGAACTTGCCAATATTCAG GTCTCTGGGGGTCTCGCCCGGCTCAGCTCAGACTTGCAGTGTTACCAGCGCCACTTTGAGTGGCTACGGAAAGCGGCACCACTGCTGCGGCCCATGGAGCATGACATTGGCACTGTGCACAACCGGCTTGACCGCCTTCTTAAAAGACTGGAGCATCTG ATGACGAAGCTCAGCCTCTCCCGGCCCAATGACCCTTTGCCAACTCTCCCAGCTCATGGCACCCACTGGTCTGTCGTTCAGGCAGGACATGCCATCGTCCACTCATTTCACCTTTATCTAGACTGGGCAGCACGTGTGCTGGTTCTGATCCGAAACAAGCTGTGA